One Gimesia aquarii DNA segment encodes these proteins:
- a CDS encoding isochorismatase family protein, protein MKTVSDQQRRHFLSTVFQSSVAGFLFPSLSTFANEAKKESSRSIPPVPGKFRINLRKRTAKKPATASVEQAEWNASETAIIICDMWADHPCKMAAQRVDRMAPKMNQVISQARDHGVAIIHAPSGGIQLYEETPFRDRIKKAKPAKPPVPIQGWCYLNPEKEPPLPVDDTIKRSTESSIRGCDDPIADYKKNTDRHQHPAIKIIGYDVISANGQEIFNFIEQEQRKNIVIMGVHTNMCVLGRPFGIRQMKYLGKNVVLCRDLTDALYDPRDRPYVSHTRGTEMIIEHIESHWCPSILGRDLTKVIPGSNNPDS, encoded by the coding sequence ATGAAAACTGTAAGTGATCAACAAAGACGTCATTTTTTAAGTACGGTTTTTCAAAGCTCTGTTGCTGGCTTTCTGTTCCCATCACTCTCCACTTTTGCGAATGAAGCAAAAAAAGAATCTTCCCGAAGCATTCCCCCCGTTCCCGGAAAATTCCGGATCAACTTACGGAAACGCACGGCTAAAAAACCTGCGACTGCAAGTGTGGAGCAGGCAGAGTGGAATGCCTCGGAAACAGCGATCATCATCTGTGACATGTGGGCCGATCATCCATGTAAGATGGCTGCCCAGCGCGTCGACCGGATGGCACCAAAAATGAATCAGGTGATCTCGCAGGCACGTGATCATGGAGTTGCCATCATTCATGCACCCAGTGGCGGAATCCAATTGTACGAAGAGACTCCGTTTCGGGATCGGATCAAAAAAGCAAAACCAGCAAAACCTCCCGTGCCAATTCAAGGCTGGTGTTACTTGAATCCGGAGAAGGAACCTCCGTTGCCAGTGGACGATACGATTAAGAGATCGACCGAGTCCAGCATACGGGGGTGTGATGATCCAATTGCGGACTACAAAAAAAATACGGATCGTCATCAACATCCGGCGATCAAGATCATTGGTTACGATGTGATTAGCGCGAATGGGCAAGAAATTTTTAATTTCATTGAGCAGGAACAACGCAAAAACATTGTCATCATGGGCGTGCATACCAACATGTGTGTATTGGGCAGACCATTCGGAATTCGTCAAATGAAATACCTGGGCAAGAACGTCGTCTTGTGCCGTGACTTAACCGATGCGCTCTACGACCCCCGTGATCGACCTTACGTGAGTCATACAAGGGGAACCGAAATGATCATCGAACATATCGAAAGTCACTGGTGTCCCTCGATTCTCGGTCGCGATTTAACGAAAGTAATCCCCGGTTCGAATAACCCTGATTCGTAA
- a CDS encoding DUF418 domain-containing protein has product MSDERLKPKDQNRLKGIDLARFVALVGMVIVNFNVVMVAPEAEETFSSQIAESLQGRAAATFVVLAGIGLGLGTKRDAWNQTLKVTLKRAAFLLVVGLLNSLIFEADIIHYYAFYFLFGVLLLRAPGWCLVVTMSGLIVGFVGMILFFNYDAGWNWQTYSYHDFWTLQGFVRNLFFNGWHPVIPWLAFLLFGILLSRLNLGSRSVQRKLFIGGATAFALISASSYWLVKTISPLDAEAAILFSTAPVPPMPFYMLAGGSIACTVIGFCLLVESSLKRAHLLNIFTAAGRQTLTLYIVHIIIGMGTLDALGMLGTQTSQASLLAALAFCVLATIYAVVWMRFFKHGPLELLMRKVAG; this is encoded by the coding sequence ATGAGCGACGAGCGTTTGAAACCCAAGGACCAAAATCGACTGAAAGGAATTGATCTTGCGCGATTTGTCGCACTTGTGGGTATGGTCATTGTTAATTTTAATGTCGTGATGGTAGCGCCAGAAGCGGAAGAAACTTTCTCCAGCCAAATTGCGGAGTCGCTACAGGGAAGAGCGGCGGCTACCTTTGTGGTACTTGCTGGAATCGGACTAGGTCTGGGAACGAAACGAGACGCCTGGAATCAGACACTCAAAGTAACACTGAAACGAGCAGCGTTCCTCTTAGTCGTAGGCTTGCTTAATTCTCTGATCTTTGAAGCCGACATTATCCATTATTATGCATTTTACTTTTTATTCGGTGTTCTGCTTTTACGTGCACCGGGATGGTGTCTCGTTGTTACAATGAGTGGACTCATTGTCGGTTTTGTCGGAATGATCTTATTCTTTAACTATGACGCAGGCTGGAATTGGCAGACTTATAGCTATCATGATTTTTGGACACTCCAAGGCTTTGTCCGAAACTTATTTTTCAACGGCTGGCATCCGGTAATCCCCTGGCTGGCCTTCCTGCTGTTTGGAATCTTACTCAGTCGTCTCAACCTGGGAAGTCGATCTGTACAACGAAAACTGTTCATTGGTGGAGCGACTGCGTTCGCGCTGATTTCAGCGAGTTCCTATTGGCTAGTGAAAACGATTAGTCCCCTGGACGCAGAAGCCGCGATCCTGTTCTCGACCGCGCCGGTTCCACCCATGCCATTCTACATGCTGGCAGGCGGCAGCATCGCTTGTACGGTCATTGGGTTCTGCCTGCTGGTGGAGTCATCTCTAAAAAGAGCGCACTTGCTCAACATTTTCACCGCAGCGGGACGTCAAACATTAACACTTTATATCGTGCATATCATCATCGGTATGGGCACACTCGATGCTCTGGGAATGCTCGGAACGCAGACCTCTCAAGCATCTCTTCTGGCCGCCTTAGCGTTCTGCGTTCTGGCAACTATATACGCGGTCGTCTGGATGCGATTCTTCAAGCACGGTCCGCTTGAACTGCTGATGCGAAAAGTGGCTGGCTAA
- a CDS encoding DUF1501 domain-containing protein — MNHNRKKPVMPVISRREMLRSASCGFGYLALSALCGPPSFARDSSVIANLSARSPQRPARAKRVIFLCMSGGPAQMDTFDYKPQTGKKKHPGSIFKFDRHGESGLWISELLPETAKHADKLCVLNGMHADITNHAQSFLQLHTGDRLRPRPSLGSWVVYGLGTENQNIPGFISLYPSKPSVYSSAFLPPVYEGTPIGLNTTNMSTATISNIKSEHLPVSVKRQQLDFVQAMNREHASLRPDDARLDAVIESMELGFRMQMTAPELLDISQETKSTLERYRVGQGKTVGTCKDSDFGRQCLLARRFAEAGVRFIEVNHGSWDQHKNHREDLTANCESTDAPIAALLEDLEQRGLLEETLVVWGGEFGRPGLVPENGKNESGHNARGFTFWMAGGGIKRGLAYGKTDPTGARAIEGKVHFRDLHATILHQLGLHHDQLTFKQGEREFRLTGIEGGKVVHNIIA; from the coding sequence ATGAATCACAATCGAAAGAAACCAGTCATGCCTGTCATCTCGCGACGTGAAATGTTACGTTCGGCCTCTTGTGGATTTGGCTATCTGGCACTATCTGCACTCTGTGGCCCACCATCGTTTGCCCGAGATTCCTCTGTGATTGCCAATCTTTCCGCCAGATCACCACAGCGACCCGCGCGAGCCAAACGCGTGATCTTTTTGTGCATGAGTGGTGGCCCCGCTCAAATGGATACGTTTGATTATAAACCGCAAACCGGGAAGAAAAAACATCCGGGGTCTATCTTCAAATTTGATCGGCATGGAGAAAGTGGTCTCTGGATTTCAGAGCTACTACCAGAAACAGCAAAACATGCGGACAAGTTATGTGTGCTGAATGGCATGCACGCGGATATCACGAATCATGCTCAGTCGTTTCTACAATTACATACGGGTGACCGATTGCGTCCCCGTCCCAGTTTGGGATCCTGGGTTGTTTATGGCCTGGGTACGGAAAACCAGAACATTCCGGGTTTCATCAGTCTTTATCCTTCGAAACCCTCTGTCTATTCCAGTGCGTTTCTACCACCCGTTTACGAAGGAACTCCCATTGGCCTTAATACCACGAATATGTCGACTGCTACAATCAGTAATATCAAGAGCGAGCATCTCCCTGTTTCTGTCAAACGACAACAACTGGATTTTGTGCAAGCCATGAATCGTGAGCATGCCTCTCTTCGTCCCGATGATGCCCGTCTGGACGCCGTGATTGAATCGATGGAACTCGGATTTCGAATGCAGATGACGGCTCCCGAATTACTCGACATCAGCCAGGAAACCAAATCGACGTTAGAACGCTATCGCGTGGGACAAGGTAAAACGGTTGGTACTTGTAAAGATTCGGACTTTGGACGTCAGTGTCTGTTAGCACGTCGTTTTGCTGAAGCAGGTGTGCGTTTTATTGAAGTCAATCACGGCAGTTGGGATCAACATAAAAATCATCGTGAGGATCTGACTGCAAACTGTGAATCAACGGATGCTCCGATCGCTGCATTACTGGAAGATCTGGAACAACGTGGCTTACTTGAAGAGACACTGGTTGTCTGGGGGGGCGAATTTGGTCGTCCCGGTCTGGTCCCCGAAAATGGCAAAAACGAAAGCGGCCACAACGCACGTGGCTTTACGTTCTGGATGGCCGGCGGTGGCATCAAACGGGGGCTTGCTTACGGAAAAACCGATCCTACAGGCGCGCGAGCCATCGAAGGCAAAGTTCATTTCCGTGATTTGCATGCCACGATCTTACATCAATTAGGACTGCATCACGATCAATTAACGTTCAAACAAGGTGAGCGAGAGTTCCGGCTGACAGGCATTGAAGGTGGGAAAGTCGTCCACAATATCATTGCATGA
- a CDS encoding DUF502 domain-containing protein, whose product MSQHVKKSFGFLKTTAIGGLIFLLPLIVIGALVGQIVPIVLSVAKVLSEYIPVQTPAGISLLVAISIGIVLLMCFAAGLIARWSIGRSLSRFVEKNLILLFPRYAIYREQLKGSIGGDHNKPEMIPVLVRIDDVTRIAFEVERTEGPLVSLYLPGSPDPWSGFVIFLTPDRIEPLDIPFSEALGICERMGRESLHFLEQQQKPSQN is encoded by the coding sequence ATGTCACAGCATGTGAAAAAGAGTTTTGGCTTTTTAAAAACGACCGCCATTGGGGGATTGATCTTTTTATTGCCTTTGATTGTGATCGGTGCCTTAGTTGGTCAGATCGTGCCGATTGTCTTATCGGTGGCGAAGGTACTCTCCGAATATATTCCCGTACAGACTCCGGCGGGAATATCGCTCCTGGTTGCGATCTCGATTGGCATCGTACTCCTGATGTGTTTTGCTGCGGGCCTGATTGCCCGTTGGTCCATTGGCAGAAGCCTCTCTCGCTTTGTGGAAAAAAATCTGATTTTGCTTTTCCCCCGTTATGCCATCTATCGTGAACAGTTAAAGGGCAGTATCGGCGGTGACCATAACAAACCGGAAATGATTCCCGTTCTCGTTCGCATTGATGATGTCACACGTATTGCCTTCGAAGTAGAACGAACAGAGGGACCACTGGTTTCACTTTATCTGCCCGGTTCGCCGGACCCCTGGTCAGGTTTTGTGATCTTCCTAACGCCAGATCGTATCGAACCGTTGGATATTCCGTTTTCGGAAGCATTGGGAATTTGCGAACGCATGGGGCGCGAATCACTGCATTTCCTCGAACAACAGCAAAAACCTTCCCAAAATTAG
- a CDS encoding sulfatase-like hydrolase/transferase translates to MQHTLNQICLGLFFFLIFFSDHVQAAERPNFLIIFTDDQGLNDVGCYGSEIPTPNIDQLAKEGLLFRQYYSASSICTPSRFGLLTGRNPSRSQDRLLGALMFMSQLDKNRGIQPGETTIAEVLQQNDYQTALIGKWHLGHGNKTLLPTSHGFDLFRGHTGGCIDYFTMTYGNIPDWYHNQHTVSENGYATDLITEEAEHFLKGQQIAKKPFFLFLSYNAPHFGKGWSPGDQSAINIMQARGSDLKRVGNIKDKVRREFAAMTVALDDGIGRVMTALKNNGLDQNTLVIFMTDHGGTYVYGGSNQPFRGAKASLFEGGIRVPCIMRWPGKIQAATETNEVTWALDLFPTICQLVNVDTGGLLLDGQDISSLLTKQTPVGTRELFWQLGPHKELKRGRWTALRQADWKYIQNEGGEEFLFDLKADPYEKQNRVTDKPGKLKELQKHRDELVNELSP, encoded by the coding sequence ATGCAGCATACCCTAAATCAGATTTGCCTTGGTCTCTTTTTCTTTTTGATCTTCTTTTCTGATCACGTACAGGCGGCAGAGAGACCTAACTTTCTGATTATTTTCACGGATGATCAGGGACTCAACGATGTCGGCTGTTACGGAAGTGAAATTCCGACACCGAATATTGATCAGCTTGCGAAAGAGGGTTTGCTGTTTCGTCAATATTATTCCGCCTCTTCGATTTGTACCCCTTCCCGCTTTGGGCTTTTGACAGGCCGCAACCCAAGCCGTTCTCAGGATCGGTTATTGGGGGCCTTAATGTTTATGAGTCAGTTGGATAAAAATCGCGGTATTCAACCTGGCGAAACAACCATTGCTGAGGTTTTACAACAGAACGACTATCAGACAGCGCTAATTGGCAAATGGCATCTGGGGCACGGAAACAAAACATTGCTCCCTACTTCCCATGGCTTCGATTTATTTCGTGGGCATACAGGAGGGTGTATTGATTATTTCACAATGACGTATGGAAATATTCCCGACTGGTATCACAACCAGCACACTGTTTCCGAGAATGGTTATGCGACCGACTTAATAACCGAAGAAGCAGAACATTTCTTGAAAGGTCAACAGATTGCCAAAAAACCGTTCTTTCTATTCCTTTCTTATAATGCCCCGCATTTTGGTAAAGGCTGGTCCCCCGGCGATCAGAGTGCGATTAATATTATGCAGGCGCGAGGGTCTGATTTGAAGCGGGTTGGGAATATTAAAGATAAAGTCCGCCGTGAGTTTGCCGCGATGACTGTTGCGCTGGATGATGGAATCGGTCGTGTGATGACTGCGCTAAAAAATAATGGACTCGATCAAAATACTCTGGTGATTTTCATGACTGACCATGGTGGCACATACGTTTATGGCGGTAGTAATCAACCATTTCGAGGAGCGAAGGCCAGTCTGTTTGAGGGAGGAATTCGTGTTCCCTGTATCATGCGCTGGCCTGGGAAAATTCAAGCGGCTACTGAAACAAATGAGGTCACCTGGGCCCTGGATCTGTTTCCAACAATCTGTCAACTGGTAAATGTCGATACTGGTGGCTTGCTTCTCGATGGTCAGGATATTTCCAGCTTGCTGACTAAGCAAACGCCTGTCGGAACCAGAGAGTTGTTCTGGCAACTTGGACCACACAAAGAATTAAAACGCGGACGATGGACCGCATTACGCCAAGCGGACTGGAAATACATCCAAAATGAAGGTGGCGAAGAATTTTTGTTCGACCTCAAAGCCGATCCTTACGAGAAACAGAATCGAGTAACGGACAAGCCTGGCAAACTGAAAGAACTCCAGAAACATCGGGATGAGCTTGTGAACGAACTGTCGCCTTAG
- a CDS encoding PSD1 and planctomycete cytochrome C domain-containing protein, with amino-acid sequence MRRLTTLIFAACWFITSAFFVVTPVWSAKKPSGKSVHAKMDPKQRAFFENKIRPVLVKKCYSCHSSQAEELGGKLRMDTRDGMRVGGESGPAFVEGRPNESLLIQALRYDGLEMPPNEPLPESVISDFVTWVKMGVPDPRVAHPLIAKKPTEENTEANPALWSFQPVSDPVIPAVQREEWCYDPIDQFILSRIESKDLRPTEDATPATLVRRLHFDLIGLPPTVEQVESFVADYQRRGQRAVAHLVDELLASPHFGERWGRHWLDVARYGESNGNDGLGRNPTFPHVWRYRDYVIQALNADVPYDRFLTEQIAGDLLPATNPEEKDRLLVATGFLAIGSKPAKAMNVNFHMDVVNDQIDVISTGVMGLSVACARCHDHKHDPIPTRDYYAMAGIFLSTETMWGFAANQPLTAPETPLHILKSKNVYIHPPESGVKPVIDKHTLSRKKKPKNIYPPGTPLAMGVREKKKPVDCKINIKGESKKLGPSVPRGFLSACKIEQPPQITAKSSGRLQLAEWLTSADHPQTSRVMVNRIWLHLFGQALVRTPDDFGVYGERPTHPQLLDHLATRFRSEGWSIKQFIRSIVLSRTYQLSSFCDEDILDFDPENRFHYRHNRRRLDAESLRDSILAVSGQLNWEPGRGSAIANVDELVNKASNLHQPSNHRSIYLCLLRHSEPPELSAFDLPDSTKPVGKRNETTLPTQSLFLINSSFLIDQAQHFAKDILAMSKRDERDRVIQVYRSALNRAPSDSELQRSLTLLKNVDTELKEEISQDAIRQVTVWATLCQALLSTNEFRYVD; translated from the coding sequence ATGCGTAGACTTACGACTCTGATTTTTGCCGCTTGCTGGTTCATCACGAGTGCCTTCTTTGTGGTGACACCCGTTTGGAGCGCAAAAAAGCCGTCTGGTAAGTCAGTTCACGCGAAAATGGATCCCAAACAACGGGCGTTTTTTGAAAACAAGATTCGTCCGGTACTTGTCAAAAAATGTTACTCCTGCCATTCTTCCCAAGCGGAAGAACTGGGCGGCAAACTGCGGATGGATACGCGTGATGGCATGCGCGTTGGAGGCGAATCAGGACCGGCTTTTGTTGAAGGACGGCCGAATGAAAGCTTACTCATCCAGGCGTTGCGATACGATGGTCTGGAGATGCCCCCCAATGAGCCTCTACCAGAATCTGTCATCAGTGATTTTGTGACGTGGGTCAAAATGGGCGTGCCGGATCCGCGTGTGGCTCACCCGTTGATTGCGAAAAAACCAACGGAAGAAAACACTGAAGCGAATCCCGCGCTCTGGTCGTTTCAACCTGTTTCCGATCCTGTGATTCCTGCCGTTCAGAGAGAAGAATGGTGTTACGACCCCATCGATCAGTTTATCCTCTCTCGGATTGAGTCAAAAGATTTGAGACCTACCGAAGATGCGACTCCGGCAACATTGGTACGACGATTGCATTTCGATTTGATTGGTCTTCCCCCGACGGTAGAACAGGTGGAATCGTTCGTTGCCGATTATCAACGCCGAGGGCAACGGGCCGTCGCGCATCTGGTTGACGAATTACTCGCGTCTCCGCATTTTGGGGAACGCTGGGGTCGGCACTGGCTGGATGTGGCCCGCTACGGAGAATCCAACGGTAATGATGGTCTGGGGCGTAATCCTACATTCCCTCATGTCTGGCGGTATCGAGATTATGTCATTCAGGCTTTGAATGCTGATGTGCCCTATGATCGTTTTCTGACTGAACAGATTGCCGGCGATTTGTTACCCGCTACTAATCCGGAAGAAAAAGACCGCTTGCTGGTTGCCACAGGATTTTTGGCCATCGGATCAAAACCAGCGAAAGCAATGAATGTTAACTTTCATATGGATGTGGTGAACGATCAAATTGATGTCATCAGTACGGGTGTCATGGGACTCAGCGTGGCTTGTGCGCGATGTCACGATCACAAGCATGATCCGATTCCTACCCGCGACTACTATGCCATGGCGGGAATCTTTTTAAGCACTGAAACCATGTGGGGGTTTGCCGCAAATCAACCATTAACAGCGCCGGAAACTCCCTTACATATCCTGAAATCGAAGAACGTCTACATTCATCCGCCGGAAAGCGGTGTGAAACCCGTAATTGATAAGCATACTTTGTCGAGAAAAAAGAAACCGAAAAACATCTACCCTCCCGGAACACCACTGGCGATGGGGGTTCGCGAAAAGAAAAAGCCGGTCGACTGTAAAATCAATATCAAAGGGGAGTCCAAGAAGCTGGGTCCGAGTGTGCCCCGCGGATTTCTGTCGGCTTGCAAGATTGAACAACCACCCCAAATTACAGCCAAGTCGAGTGGTCGTCTGCAACTGGCTGAGTGGCTGACTTCTGCGGATCATCCGCAGACTTCTCGGGTCATGGTCAACCGGATCTGGCTGCACTTATTTGGTCAAGCACTCGTACGCACGCCGGATGACTTTGGCGTCTATGGCGAACGTCCTACGCATCCTCAATTGCTGGATCATCTGGCAACACGCTTCCGTTCAGAAGGCTGGTCTATCAAACAATTTATTCGCAGTATCGTACTCAGTCGCACCTATCAACTCAGCAGCTTCTGTGACGAGGACATACTGGATTTTGATCCAGAAAATCGATTCCATTATCGGCATAATCGGCGTCGTTTAGATGCGGAATCTCTACGGGACAGTATCCTGGCCGTCAGTGGTCAATTGAATTGGGAACCCGGTCGGGGATCTGCGATTGCGAATGTGGACGAACTCGTGAATAAAGCGAGCAATCTACATCAACCCAGTAATCATCGCAGTATTTACCTTTGCCTCTTACGTCATTCCGAGCCACCAGAACTCTCGGCCTTTGACTTGCCTGATTCCACCAAGCCTGTCGGAAAACGGAATGAAACCACGCTGCCAACCCAGAGCCTGTTTCTGATCAATAGTTCGTTTCTCATTGATCAGGCACAACACTTTGCCAAAGACATCCTGGCAATGTCGAAACGGGATGAGCGAGATCGTGTGATTCAAGTTTACAGAAGCGCTTTGAACCGCGCACCAAGTGACAGTGAATTACAACGATCGCTGACGTTACTGAAAAATGTGGATACGGAACTCAAAGAAGAGATTTCCCAGGACGCCATTCGTCAAGTGACCGTCTGGGCAACCCTCTGTCAGGCTTTGTTATCTACCAATGAATTTCGTTACGTTGATTAA
- a CDS encoding FAD-dependent oxidoreductase, with the protein MNKNRSYLVDAFKSRILRIFRHAWSETLLFKRIQLQPLKFAELMRDVILYQSEIESRFQSFSNLATILLPFPSEVHQTDFQQRESNVRVEFDVIIVGGGGSGLAAAVRALEMGASVLVLEKQSQLGGTTGMAIGSFTANGTRMQREANINDNADDHEEDAGQFATPEIEAWNNPTLRRFFLGQTAETLEWLHGMGLYFHGPNPEPPNRVPRMHNIVPNAKAYIAAFQSQILKRKGTIICDAPVVELVFDEQEVTGVVASIQGARQTIKAKRGVVLAAGDYANAPELIGRFKGDQFISIEGVNPKACGDGHLLAEKVGARLLNMDITYGPELRFVPPPGDPFEQLIPTSGFLAKLMGRLVPFMPQALINWRIKKLLLTWQHPENSLFDDGAILVNSEGRRFCNEKDSPQREIAISEQPGKAAFILLDERIAAHYSQWPHFISTAPKIAYAYVNDYLKLRPDVSVEGTTLDAVGQARNLNIQNLSDSIEQFNQYIAGQKPDAFGRTHDSHALTGNRWVLLGPAKAYFTTTEGGVAINQQLQALNDSGNPIPGLYAIGCNGMGGQILWGHGLHIAWAITSGRLVGEYLGKSKIHP; encoded by the coding sequence GTGAACAAGAATAGATCGTACTTGGTTGATGCGTTTAAGTCAAGAATCTTAAGAATCTTTCGGCATGCCTGGAGCGAGACACTACTTTTTAAGCGAATCCAGTTGCAACCACTAAAGTTTGCCGAATTGATGCGAGATGTGATTCTTTACCAAAGTGAAATAGAGTCACGGTTTCAGTCATTTTCCAATCTTGCGACGATTCTGCTACCATTCCCATCAGAGGTTCACCAAACAGATTTTCAACAGAGAGAAAGTAACGTGCGGGTCGAATTTGATGTGATTATCGTTGGCGGAGGTGGCAGCGGTCTGGCAGCAGCCGTGCGTGCACTTGAAATGGGAGCCAGTGTCCTGGTTCTGGAGAAGCAATCTCAGTTGGGTGGCACAACAGGTATGGCCATCGGTTCCTTTACCGCGAACGGAACCCGGATGCAGCGAGAGGCGAACATCAATGACAACGCCGATGATCATGAAGAGGACGCAGGGCAATTTGCAACTCCTGAAATTGAAGCCTGGAACAATCCTACCTTACGTCGTTTCTTTCTGGGACAGACGGCAGAAACCCTGGAATGGCTCCACGGCATGGGGCTCTATTTTCACGGTCCCAATCCGGAGCCCCCTAACCGTGTTCCCCGTATGCACAATATTGTTCCGAACGCCAAGGCTTATATCGCTGCGTTTCAATCTCAAATCTTGAAGCGGAAAGGAACCATTATTTGTGATGCTCCTGTTGTCGAACTGGTTTTTGATGAGCAAGAAGTCACGGGTGTAGTTGCTTCGATTCAGGGAGCAAGACAAACGATCAAAGCCAAACGAGGAGTTGTGTTAGCCGCCGGTGATTATGCAAACGCACCAGAACTCATCGGACGTTTTAAAGGTGATCAATTTATATCCATCGAAGGCGTTAATCCCAAAGCTTGCGGTGACGGACATCTGCTCGCCGAGAAAGTCGGCGCGCGACTGCTGAATATGGACATCACCTACGGTCCGGAATTACGTTTTGTGCCCCCACCCGGAGATCCCTTTGAACAATTGATACCGACCAGTGGTTTCCTGGCAAAACTGATGGGGCGGCTGGTACCATTCATGCCACAAGCATTAATCAACTGGCGGATTAAAAAGCTGCTCTTAACCTGGCAACATCCTGAGAATTCCTTGTTTGATGACGGTGCGATTTTAGTGAATTCAGAAGGGCGGCGTTTCTGTAACGAAAAAGATTCCCCGCAACGCGAAATCGCAATCTCTGAGCAACCGGGGAAAGCCGCATTCATTTTATTAGATGAACGAATCGCTGCCCACTATAGCCAATGGCCACATTTTATATCGACGGCTCCTAAAATTGCATATGCTTACGTAAACGATTATCTGAAGTTGCGACCTGATGTGAGTGTCGAAGGAACGACACTGGACGCTGTGGGGCAAGCGCGCAATTTAAATATTCAAAATCTGAGCGACTCAATTGAACAATTCAACCAGTATATTGCTGGTCAAAAGCCCGATGCCTTTGGACGCACACACGATTCACATGCACTTACGGGAAATCGCTGGGTGTTATTGGGACCAGCGAAAGCCTATTTCACAACCACGGAAGGAGGCGTCGCCATCAATCAACAACTGCAGGCCCTGAACGACAGCGGAAATCCGATTCCTGGATTATACGCCATTGGTTGTAACGGGATGGGCGGGCAAATCCTCTGGGGACACGGCCTACATATTGCCTGGGCAATTACCAGCGGCCGACTGGTAGGCGAATACCTGGGAAAATCCAAAATCCATCCTTAG
- a CDS encoding DUF1559 domain-containing protein, producing MNLKRSQKHGFTLIELLVVIAIIAILIALLLPAVQQAREAARRSSCKNNMKQLGLAFHNYHDVFSQFPLQQTCCAAGDPGSPAPQTWRIRHSWTVRILPYIDQAPIYNQMNFSTDGMHGTNLALKQERLKAVECPSDPLVQDTDIGADDVGGAQRAQTDYAISAGGHPNGAATTPGTSGAGYGQFGGVPKSRDVRGMFSRSGYSAKISHVTDGTTNTIMIGEVVGPFCRWQDWGYQSWGTMAHPINFRNEEFIAGTLSIGDANACIGFRSRHEGGAFFTMADGSVHFLSENIDGNLYRNLGDKADGNTVSGFGG from the coding sequence ATGAATCTGAAACGCTCGCAGAAGCATGGTTTTACCCTGATTGAGTTACTGGTTGTCATTGCTATTATCGCCATTCTGATCGCGTTACTGTTGCCCGCCGTGCAACAGGCTCGGGAAGCGGCCCGGCGTAGTTCCTGCAAGAATAATATGAAACAACTGGGGCTGGCCTTTCATAACTATCACGATGTGTTTTCGCAATTCCCCCTTCAACAAACCTGTTGTGCGGCTGGGGACCCGGGTTCACCTGCACCACAAACATGGCGCATCCGCCATAGCTGGACGGTGCGTATTCTGCCCTATATCGATCAGGCACCCATTTATAATCAGATGAATTTCAGCACAGATGGAATGCATGGAACCAATCTCGCCTTGAAACAAGAACGACTCAAGGCAGTTGAATGCCCTTCAGACCCACTCGTTCAGGATACCGACATCGGGGCAGATGATGTCGGTGGCGCTCAGCGCGCACAAACAGACTACGCCATCTCAGCCGGAGGTCACCCCAATGGTGCTGCCACAACTCCGGGTACCTCGGGGGCTGGTTATGGTCAATTTGGTGGCGTTCCGAAATCACGAGATGTGCGAGGCATGTTCAGCCGTAGTGGATACTCTGCCAAAATCAGCCATGTGACCGACGGAACGACAAATACCATTATGATCGGCGAAGTCGTGGGGCCCTTCTGCCGTTGGCAAGACTGGGGTTACCAGAGTTGGGGAACAATGGCACATCCCATCAATTTCCGGAATGAGGAATTTATTGCCGGTACTCTAAGTATCGGCGATGCAAATGCCTGCATCGGTTTTCGCAGCCGACATGAAGGGGGTGCCTTCTTCACAATGGCCGATGGTAGTGTGCATTTTCTGAGCGAAAATATCGATGGCAACCTTTACCGAAACCTGGGCGACAAAGCAGACGGCAATACCGTGAGTGGTTTTGGCGGATAA